CCAGGGAAGACGGGCATCCGAGCATTCAGGTTGATCCTGCCCATAACCGGCAACTTGTCTCCGTACCGAATCTTGACGATGAGCCAGCCCTCAAGGCTGGACTTCAGTTCCTGCTCACACTGGTAAAGCGTCGTTCCCAAAGCGATCACGCCGGGGCATTCGGGAATGCTTCCGGAAAACGACCCGTCTTCAAGTTTATCGTAAACCGCCTTACTCATGGCCTTATCGATATATTCTACGAGCATGACATACTCCTTTGGGGGTCAGGTCTTGAAATTTAGCGTTTTGCGGGGGGCACATCGTTTGACTTTGATAACCGGCTTCGGACAACATTCAATGCCTGTTCTAAAGTACGATCAAAAGAATGTTCAACGGCGTCTTCTTTCCCCACGTGTACATGGTGAGGAAAAGTGTCCATATCCCAATCCGGGGCATTGTCCCACCGCATGATCAGTTTGCCGCGGCGATCCTGCCAATGATAGGAATATTTGCGAATAGACATGCTTAAAACCGTCTCCCGGACGTGAAGAATCGTATTGTCGATCAATATCAACTCGGCGCGAAACCTGAGAATTTGTCCGAAATGCTCAAATCTGGAAATTTTATAAGACGCGATGACGTCGCTGTATTTGGTAAGAAGCTTAAGCATTCTGGAGCGCCCGCAACTTATCTTCCCACCAGATCAATGCCTTGCAGGCAAATTCCCAATCTTCCAGATCATTTTCTTTCTGGAAATCCTCTTTGCCTTTGACCGCATGAAGTTCCCGTTCATAACTTTCGAATGATTTTTTATACTTATTTTCAAAACTTTCCTTTTCAGCTCTGAATTGATCAATCCTGGATAAGGCAATCATGACC
This sequence is a window from Syntrophobacterales bacterium. Protein-coding genes within it:
- a CDS encoding type II toxin-antitoxin system HicB family antitoxin: MLVEYIDKAMSKAVYDKLEDGSFSGSIPECPGVIALGTTLYQCEQELKSSLEGWLIVKIRYGDKLPVMGRINLNARMPVFPGATTAAHA